In Tachypleus tridentatus isolate NWPU-2018 chromosome 3, ASM421037v1, whole genome shotgun sequence, the sequence TGTAAAACACCAAAGTAATGATGCTTTTTAGGTTTAACAAAAGTGATTACAATTAATCTTGACTGTATGTTCTTTCTTCACATTATCCACAATTAGTTCTTTAAGGATTATTAACCACATGTCTGTCAAAATAGTATTTCAGCCATATTTTTTTTGCCTAACACAAaccagaaaaatattattttaataatgatagtattaaaaaataaaatattactccatcttatgataatgaaaaaaattctcTAGCGCTCTTGGATCCTTGACAAATCAAGAAGTATAACAGGCAAAtatcaaagaacaataaaatggtAAAGGTTACCTTGTAAAATATACAAgtgtaaaaattttattttacaagttgcATTAAACTTGTTGCATTAAAttatgatagtttttttttaatgttaaaaagaaattatatcataatttaagaaatacattttaaatacttataaTATACTCATTTTGTGATACATTTGTCCTGACACATGAAGATACTGTTTTTTTAACCTTAGAAGGATTCTACTCctatatgtataatgttaaagAATTGTCACATTAGAAgaaattgtaaaattttatcagtttaaatGTTGTTCTTTCAAAATGTGTGCAGCCCACCAGCAaacataaaaaagtgaaaaactaaTAAGACTGTTAGAGTTCTACCAAGGGTGAATGAAAATGAAACTTGTGCCTACAATTTGATCAACCATTATCTTacacttacaaaaaaaaaggtcTTTCTTTGGATCTAATGGAATTTTCTTGTccagtttattataatttgaaattcaCAAATAATATAGGATCAGTGTAAAATACTTTGAATCTAACTACAAACTTGACTTAtctactgtacaaaacaataagttATCTCATAAAAATGTGTATACAGCGTATTTTGAATGGGTTTACTGGGAGTTTTTGTTGCCAGataattgtttttctattaagaaataaatatatactctaaaaatataaaactgacctgaGGCAAACtatgcaaatattttttattaaacagaaaaaaatgaaaaagaatatttcttgaatttaattcaaacaaataatacaagataattcttaaaatactttaataaataccTACTTCTGCTCCCAATGGTTGTATGGAGGATCCCAACGTCACCTGTTCCCTTTGTTCTCGTTGCTCTCTTCTTTGTTGAGCTAACTGACGCCAAGATGGCAAAACCTTTTCGTCATCTCTGCATGTAGTACTTGATTCCATCGCTTTAAAACCTGCAGTGTGACTTTCAACATATGTTTGCAGATGATCTCCAGAACCTAATTCTTTTCTTTCTTCTCCTGTTACAGGAAACAGCTGAACTTTTTCTGATGTAGGAGATATGAATTTTTGTCTCTGAGTGATTCCTCTCAATACACTATTATTACCTGTTATCTCAACTTGTTTGGCCTCACAGTCAGCTATACCTATAGACCTAGGAACTGTTTGTTTCCTGTCAACAAATTTTGACACAGGTTTGCTTGAGATTAATTCAAGCTGCTGGGTTTGAGTTTCAAAAGATATAGCCTTTGTTTCAGGTTTGCTTCCCTTCATTTCTTCTTTTATCTTCTTGGTGTCAGCTGTAATCCCAAAAggatttggtttttgaattcCATACCAAGAATAAGACTTTTCTTTTCCTTCAAACTgtgtattatttgaaatattttgtgtcagTGATCCAGAGAAATGTTTCTGGGTGTCTGCtcttactttataatttttttcatttttatctatATGTTTGACTTGGATGTCTGCCATGCTAACAGATccaataatattttgattctgAGATCCATCTTGTTTATTCCCTGGTAGATGAACATGTTTGACACGGGTGTTTTCAGATGTCTCTTCTGAAATACCACTGGATGGAGACTCTGAAATGCAAATTACTGTACTATGATCATTACTTAGCTCAACGAAATGAGAAGATGGTTCTTTGTCCTTTCCTCTTTGTTTGAGAGACCGTCGTGCAAATACTTGAAATAATTCaggtttatcattatttttcactGCACTGGATTTTGGATCTTCTGACACATTTGATTCCACGGACAGTTTTTGTTCAGATAACTGTCGTAAATTATTCCTTTTTAAACTATCCTTTGGCAACACCTTATCATTGTTCTGTTTCCTAGACAAACCCTCATCACTCACATTGCTATCCAACATGACTACTTCTTTTGGCACATCAATATGACCTCTTGGCTGAAACCGAACCTCAAACAGAGGCTGACTTACTGaaataatttccttttctttcagAGATTTTCTCCTGTACACTTCATCCACTTTTGAAGCATCTTTTTTAGAATTCTCTTTAGACAAATCATTACGCTGAACTCTAATTTTCACTGGATATACTGgttgttctttatgttcattatttcTTTCCTCACCATGAATTTCTTCGTTTCTCACAGTTCTTTCTTTATCACAGTCATATGCAATACTAACTTTCTGAAATTTTGCTATGTTATGCTTCACACCATCTGAATTATTCTCAGTTTCTTTACCTAAAGAATTATTAGAAACTTTCTGACTAAATATAGTAGTATTTTCTTTTACAGCaccatttctctctctctctgtttccTGAGAAACTGAACTGAACTGATTATGAACTGAGGAAACTGGATCTTCTACTGAAATGTTTTTGTCACTAGCTGATAAATCTAATATACTAGTACCACAGTCAATAGGATGAGAAGATTCTACAGGTGATTTTTCCAAATATATTTCTGCTTTTACATTAGAAGATGATGGTAAATTTTGACATCTCTGATTAAATGGAATTATTTCAACAGACAAACGTTTCTGAGAAATGTGTTTCTCTGTATCTGGTGCAATTTCAGATGCTGCCCGCTGATATAATTTTTTCACTCCTTCTGATGGCCTGTAGTTTTCACTCAACTCATTGTTCAGACTGCTGTCAGTTAAAGACCTTCTTTGTTTCATTACATCTTCAAAAGATTTTAAGTTTATAGATTCTCTTTTTAACTTATCTTCACACTGACTGTGATGTAATTGAACTCCATCAGTGCTAAAACTTGTTGAATCCGATACTTTCATTACTTGATTTTCATACAGGTAGTTTTTACTTTTGTGTTCATTTTCTTTATCTGTATACATATGGACCCTTACTTTTTCTTTGTCATTAAGATTATCTGTAACACAGCTAATTTTAACTGGTGATGCTGGACAACTTGTTGGAGGTGTAATACATTCTCCTTCTGAATATTTTTGGATTTCTTTTTTAGCACCTCTTAAAATAGTTTTTTGCTCACTTTTGATGCAGTCACTTTGAAGTTCCTTCTGCTTCGAGTTAATTGAACTTAGTGCTGGCTTCAGGTTATCTTTTTTAGGTTCAAAATTTGCAAtatctaattgtttatttttaatttctattctTTCTATACCTAAATAATCAGAGTAAGTTTCTGACAGATAATTATTCTCCCCTGATTTCTTTTCCTTTAAAGAATGTCTCATCTGTTGCTGCTTTTGAAAATCAAATACTGCAATGTTTTGCACTTGCTCTTGTATAGAAgctacatttttttctttcttctcatCTAAGTCTGCATTACTTTGCTGTTTCATGTCTGGATTATTTCCTTGATTGTTTTGCCATGCTAGCAGTGATGTAATGCTTTCTTTAACACTCACTTCTTCTAACTGTGTCATTTGCAGCTCTTCTTTTACCATTTTACCATTTTTATGTCCTTGTTTTTTATTGAATTCTTCCACGGCATGTTGCAGTTTTAATTCAGCTGCAGCTGACTTGCTTCGGGATTCTGCTGTTGCGATACTGAGACATTCAGCTTTCTGCAAGTATTTCTGATGTTTACTGTCCTCTAATTCTTCAGTTGGTCTTTCATTACTAGTACTTAACTGAATTGTATGTGAAACATTTGGCTCACATGTATTTTGAGAAGTAtctgataaattatttatctctGCTTCCTCTTCAAGCATTGATGATGAATAATTCAATAAATGCTCATCTTTACCTTCTAGTAATGGTACTTGATCAcaggaataaaatgttttctctGTGTTTTCATCTTGAGGTGGTGATGGGAAAGAGAGATCAACATCTTTTTTTTCTACAGTTCCAACAGTTATGTTTTCATCTTTTACATCTTCTAAGGTAAAGGGACAAGActcatcaaaatatttcattccaCAGATTtgttcgtcttttttttttcctttatgagATGGAACTTTGTTTGATTTCCCATGTTGGCCATCTTTCTGTAATAATGatgttgaataatatttaaaatcaaagttttctttgttttcttcttgAGAAGAGAGTGAATAGTTCTTTCTCTCTTCTCTATTATGTGAAATCAAAGGTTTAGTTCTACTGGGAAGCTTTGTGGCTTTCTTGTCTTCATAACCAAAAGAAGAGAGTAAAGTTTCCTCCATTTTTTCATTCACATTTACCTGTGACATTCCAAGGTACTGTTGTTGTTTACTGAGGAGTTgtgtttcttctttgtttttctcCAGATGTGACAAGCTGATTTTATGGAGTACCGTGTCATGTTGTTGTTCTTTAAATATCAATGAATGAGATTTAATAGAATAGTCATCATTTTCCAAACCAACAATTGTATCAGACTCAATATTAACATCTGTTTGTGGTATCACTCTCCAGTTTTCTTCAGAAGTTTGGGTTCTATTAGAATATAATTCATCTTCCACAGATTCTTCATGTTGAAGAGGAGTTACACTGTAAACACTGGAAGAGACTGGTTGATTCTTTAATTCGCTTTCAAGAAAAAGATGTTTGGACAAATTCACAGATGAAATATTACTCCCTTCTGTGGAACTTGTATTGTTCCCAGCATCTATAAAAAAAGGAATTTCTTCTGGTGACTGAAGAGTAGaaacattttgcattgttaacaTACTGTGGAATTCCTGTGCCTGAGAATGAATTTTAATTTCTCTTGTATCTATTAAAGATATTTCCTTCAGTTCAGGGGTATGTAGAGGCATCACATTTTCTGAGGCAGATTTTTTTCTACAATCCACCAATTCTGAGAGATACAAAACACAATTCAGTAAATATGACCCTTGTTATATTAttgtacaaagaaaaaaattacgaAAGACAATCTAGCAGATCAAGATTGCGAGAACATGACAAAGAATGTTaagcacataaaaacaaaaacagatgaaatgttgtacagaaaatatgtatatacacaaaaGGCTTTTCAAGAACTTTATGTTCAGTAATTGTTTTAGAGCCTcttcaagaaaaaatataaccaatcatttaatacaatatggtaaatatttaatttcttatgaaatttgaaaatataaagcataaaactacacttaacaatgttattaacATTCTAAAAGAAGGTAACAGAAATTGAAATTTGTTGAAGTTAACAACAGGACAATTAGTAAAGTGGAAAAACAAGTCAATACTtagaaaataagataaacttgtaGCACTgacttgcagcttcttgatgccatctcagataaaatcagataggtctatataTTCActcaggcagctagaactaaactgaagtggtgagcccttctgtgtgtgtatatatatattaccaaggaaagttctagaaaattttcataagttctacaacattgtagaaagttcttaaaaattcttgtaagtttgagaaaattctctatcagctactcagcactgaatctatttggaatgttctggaaaattggtaaatttgaaaatttcattacccaggtcacaaaagcaaagtctgaagagaaaataggtctttaCGATTTacgttaggcataagcaattgggaaataacactttctgcccagaaacaagaaaaagtaacaattttgttacatagtgttataaagaCATGTATAATCAAACATTAAAGAAATGGTTGAGTATAGTGGGAGATGGGATATTTCATTCAACCAATGATCTACAATACAAGATTTTAAGAGTATCTTGCTTCTTTCTGACTTACAGAGAAATCTACTAGTCATCACATCTACACACCACttgaaaatactgtttaaattaataaagagTACAAAGTAATCTGCTCaagtgttaattttttaaaactatattgacAGCTAAGAtctttaattttcaaacattatgCTTTCTGCACCTTTCACTGATgtggaattattttaaaaaaatcatttatttagatatttgcAGTTTTCACATAACAAGTAGTCAAGAAAGTTGCTAAGGTGCTTTACATTTAGCTAcccattgttttatattttccctTTGATATAATACTTTGTCTCTCTTTGGACAAGATGACTGTAAAGTTGCTTCTAGTGTACAAAAGTAGACAGCAGCTTTCTTCATTGGCAAATCAGGTGATACCTTGAAACTACAACCTCCCTTCCCCTCTAATGAGAATGACCAGTGGCATAGCAAGTTCTAACTGCCTCGAGGAAATATGACATTGTAGGTTTAAGAAAATGGCGTTATTCTTTCCCAGACCCAAACAGATAAGATTTGGAGATTTACagaatttgcatatttttaacttgtacaacattccagtaaaaatTATTGTCTTCTTTGTTAAAGTAGCAATGttgttttatgaaaactaaaGATTGTTTTCACTATGCATCCAATCTTTTTGCATAAACTCAGGGAAATTCAGAACTGCTTTACATTATTATCTGGGCAAATTCCAAACTATAGTGGACCAATTTATTTTCTCTCAACTAAGTTAGTTGAAAATTTCAACTGAAAATAGCAAAGAGTATGTACAAAAGAGAAACATTTTGGagctatatatacacatacacacacacacacaaaaaaaaatgctgcaattttttttttttttatactgctGATGTATGTATTGCCCATGATTTGTGTTACTGAATTTGAAGGGAATGACATTTTATGATAGTAGAAGCACTTACAGCTCAGAAGAAAAGTTAGTCACTGAAGAGAGACAGTTGTAAGAGAATTCTTGGGTCCAGGAGAAGACCTTTCCTGCATATTGGACTTTTTCTCAATACTCAATACTGCAAGACTTTCAATCTCTTTATAATCATATAATTCCCCCATAACTTAAAGGTAAAACATATTCAGaatgatgaggattcaaacccatgacttGTACTTTAGTCACTAGACCATGCCAAACATAGTTCACAAGAAGCAGAAAAGTTATTTGAGTGATTATAGACCAACTACTTTGTTATTAGTTGTATCAAACATTCTTGAAAAGATTCTTAAAAAGAGAATTATAAAATTTGTGGAttcaacaagtttttttttcaaattttcaatcTGGATATTGTTAAATGTGAATACAAAAGCTGTACTAATTATGGTGATTAACAGGTTAAATCAAATGATtaatgatgataaaataacattgctcttttggttaaaatatattaaaatattttgacacaATTTCACTAGAAGTTTTAttcaaaaactttacaaaattagAGTAACGTGTTGTTTTAAGTaggtttaaataatatacattaaacataaagcaaaaagttaaaataaataatgttatgagtGATGAAATAAGATTAACTGCTGGTGTTCCCTAAGGATTAGCTGCAAGTCCATTACTctgttaattatatttaagtgATTTCTGTGAAATTATATGTATGGAGAGATAAATATTACAGATGATTTAGTTTAATCTATAATGGAATGTCTGATAATGAGGCGAAAaagtaaatgataatttaaaatgcataaggaaatagtttcaaaataatttgtttaaacatacagaaaacacaaccccagattAAGGGGCAAGCTTACTTGGCTGAAGCACAGAGCCTCACACTAATTAAGAGGCCTGAAGCTATGACTATAAATATATTGCACATAAAGGTTCTGTTTGGAGGGTGACTCTATAACTTGAAAAACCTAGGGCTAATAAAACACTTAATCTGACCTTGAGGAAACATATGATACTTcctataaaaaaatcaaatttaatctAATGATTCAAAGTCAACCAGTTATTTTTGAGAACTGTAGTTGTAAATATCTTTATCTatgaagaataacaaatattaaccAATCCTTCAAAAATCagaaagtattaaatattatggAGTAATATTAGATTGTAGGTTATGTTGGAAAGAATACataattagaataaaattgaaGATACCACCAATAAAGTACTactatttgaaacattatttatcagagagcaaaataaatattgtgtgtgGTCCAACTCATTTCTACTATATGGTAGCACCTGCTGTGAAGGTACCTATATAATAAACttacaaattttaatacagtTACAAGCACATACAATTAGATGTATATACTATTATTACAGTATGATTATACTAaatcatattttgaaaatttagatAAACTACTAAATGTTCAATTATTACGGATATTACAAGTTCCGAGATATACTAGATACTGAAGAATGGGATCTATAGAAAATAGTTGGTCATACTTTCTTCTGAAAGTAAGGTATGCccagtttctatgtttattttggACAAGTGAGAGTGATAGCATGCATTGACACTTTTCAGTCATCACAAAAAGATGAATGTCTGGACACAATGGAAGGTTTCCATTGGTTCAACACTTTAAATTTGACATCTGAATATTGCTAAGTCCAACTAAATGATTAGAGAAGAAATGAGACTGCTTTCTTGAGTTTTGCATCATGCCATTCAACTTTTTTAAAGAGCACACAATTTTTGAGAGGTGTAGTAGAGCCGAAGGTGAAGAAGCTACACTGGTAGAGATACCTGGGCTATGTCAACAATGTCTTGATGCTTGATCACAGATTTAAGTTTACAAGGATAAAAAAGAGTCAAGCTTCATCAGTAAAATGTGTTCTTGTGCAAAGAAGTGAAATTTCTTGGTCATATTGTAGACAGATGTGGAGAAGGAATAGAACTTACTGAAACAGCAGTGGTGTAGGACTAGTATCAACTTATGCCATGGTTTAAGTGTGGTATTACTGATGGTTCATGGTCAAATCACAGCATCACCATTAATTTTCACTAAAGATGAGGTGCACTTTGAATGAAGCAAGGAATGTAGACATGCATTA encodes:
- the LOC143247462 gene encoding uncharacterized protein LOC143247462 isoform X3, which translates into the protein MATSRTPRVITPDYSLVEGLDDEPSDKKVTETGTRWKRFHPLRAVRRIFRWKIKRDDAEESHGPNKKSHSTSELQNVEIQDKRYNKPTTPYASTISVSHDSIFSPDQNDEMDSGNLHRAFSSSLPLHSSGLKDFSEELFNRVRQRRDSDDEDIGLPHSPCTSPTTADILAQGLKDKSSKSQSTCSAGSLISMGSSENDEEFSGQASSYRVNRALLRHGELDVNTDVTQPVPLSHKAAHHRISVKPKRTHGLPRNRQRQQLAESRIGSLPSTPEVSEELGRPVSPKNNISDETERDAGNNTSSTEGSNISSVNLSKHLFLESELKNQPVSSSVYSVTPLQHEESVEDELYSNRTQTSEENWRVIPQTDVNIESDTIVGLENDDYSIKSHSLIFKEQQHDTVLHKISLSHLEKNKEETQLLSKQQQYLGMSQVNVNEKMEETLLSSFGYEDKKATKLPSRTKPLISHNREERKNYSLSSQEENKENFDFKYYSTSLLQKDGQHGKSNKVPSHKGKKKDEQICGMKYFDESCPFTLEDVKDENITVGTVEKKDVDLSFPSPPQDENTEKTFYSCDQVPLLEGKDEHLLNYSSSMLEEEAEINNLSDTSQNTCEPNVSHTIQLSTSNERPTEELEDSKHQKYLQKAECLSIATAESRSKSAAAELKLQHAVEEFNKKQGHKNGKMVKEELQMTQLEEVSVKESITSLLAWQNNQGNNPDMKQQSNADLDEKKEKNVASIQEQVQNIAVFDFQKQQQMRHSLKEKKSGENNYLSETYSDYLGIERIEIKNKQLDIANFEPKKDNLKPALSSINSKQKELQSDCIKSEQKTILRGAKKEIQKYSEGECITPPTSCPASPVKISCVTDNLNDKEKVRVHMYTDKENEHKSKNYLYENQVMKVSDSTSFSTDGVQLHHSQCEDKLKRESINLKSFEDVMKQRRSLTDSSLNNELSENYRPSEGVKKLYQRAASEIAPDTEKHISQKRLSVEIIPFNQRCQNLPSSSNVKAEIYLEKSPVESSHPIDCGTSILDLSASDKNISVEDPVSSVHNQFSSVSQETERERNGAVKENTTIFSQKVSNNSLGKETENNSDGVKHNIAKFQKVSIAYDCDKERTVRNEEIHGEERNNEHKEQPVYPVKIRVQRNDLSKENSKKDASKVDEVYRRKSLKEKEIISVSQPLFEVRFQPRGHIDVPKEVVMLDSNVSDEGLSRKQNNDKVLPKDSLKRNNLRQLSEQKLSVESNVSEDPKSSAVKNNDKPELFQVFARRSLKQRGKDKEPSSHFVELSNDHSTVICISESPSSGISEETSENTRVKHVHLPGNKQDGSQNQNIIGSVSMADIQVKHIDKNEKNYKVRADTQKHFSGSLTQNISNNTQFEGKEKSYSWYGIQKPNPFGITADTKKIKEEMKGSKPETKAISFETQTQQLELISSKPVSKFVDRKQTVPRSIGIADCEAKQVEITGNNSVLRGITQRQKFISPTSEKVQLFPVTGEERKELGSGDHLQTYVESHTAGFKAMESSTTCRDDEKVLPSWRQLAQQRREQREQREQVTLGSSIQPLGAEVEPQNATKQQGARYGQQFSEDANIMFYFTSKDAIRYDSIVDDHNKFLVCFIHPERT
- the LOC143247462 gene encoding uncharacterized protein LOC143247462 isoform X1; translated protein: MATSRTPRVITPDYSLVEGLDDEPSDKKVTETGTRWKRFHPLRAVRRIFRWKIKRDDAEESHGPNKKSHSTSELQNVEIQDKRYNKPTTPYASTISVSHDSIFSPDQNDEMDSGNLHRAFSSSLPLHSSGLKDFSEELFNRVRQRRDSDDEDIGLPHSPCTSPTTADILAQGLKDKSSKSQSTCSAGSLISMGSSENDEEFSGQASSYRVNRALLRHGELDVNTDVTQPVPLSHKAAHHRISVKPKRTHGLPRNRQRQQLAESRIGSLPSTPEVSEELGRPVSPKNNISDETERELVDCRKKSASENVMPLHTPELKEISLIDTREIKIHSQAQEFHSMLTMQNVSTLQSPEEIPFFIDAGNNTSSTEGSNISSVNLSKHLFLESELKNQPVSSSVYSVTPLQHEESVEDELYSNRTQTSEENWRVIPQTDVNIESDTIVGLENDDYSIKSHSLIFKEQQHDTVLHKISLSHLEKNKEETQLLSKQQQYLGMSQVNVNEKMEETLLSSFGYEDKKATKLPSRTKPLISHNREERKNYSLSSQEENKENFDFKYYSTSLLQKDGQHGKSNKVPSHKGKKKDEQICGMKYFDESCPFTLEDVKDENITVGTVEKKDVDLSFPSPPQDENTEKTFYSCDQVPLLEGKDEHLLNYSSSMLEEEAEINNLSDTSQNTCEPNVSHTIQLSTSNERPTEELEDSKHQKYLQKAECLSIATAESRSKSAAAELKLQHAVEEFNKKQGHKNGKMVKEELQMTQLEEVSVKESITSLLAWQNNQGNNPDMKQQSNADLDEKKEKNVASIQEQVQNIAVFDFQKQQQMRHSLKEKKSGENNYLSETYSDYLGIERIEIKNKQLDIANFEPKKDNLKPALSSINSKQKELQSDCIKSEQKTILRGAKKEIQKYSEGECITPPTSCPASPVKISCVTDNLNDKEKVRVHMYTDKENEHKSKNYLYENQVMKVSDSTSFSTDGVQLHHSQCEDKLKRESINLKSFEDVMKQRRSLTDSSLNNELSENYRPSEGVKKLYQRAASEIAPDTEKHISQKRLSVEIIPFNQRCQNLPSSSNVKAEIYLEKSPVESSHPIDCGTSILDLSASDKNISVEDPVSSVHNQFSSVSQETERERNGAVKENTTIFSQKVSNNSLGKETENNSDGVKHNIAKFQKVSIAYDCDKERTVRNEEIHGEERNNEHKEQPVYPVKIRVQRNDLSKENSKKDASKVDEVYRRKSLKEKEIISVSQPLFEVRFQPRGHIDVPKEVVMLDSNVSDEGLSRKQNNDKVLPKDSLKRNNLRQLSEQKLSVESNVSEDPKSSAVKNNDKPELFQVFARRSLKQRGKDKEPSSHFVELSNDHSTVICISESPSSGISEETSENTRVKHVHLPGNKQDGSQNQNIIGSVSMADIQVKHIDKNEKNYKVRADTQKHFSGSLTQNISNNTQFEGKEKSYSWYGIQKPNPFGITADTKKIKEEMKGSKPETKAISFETQTQQLELISSKPVSKFVDRKQTVPRSIGIADCEAKQVEITGNNSVLRGITQRQKFISPTSEKVQLFPVTGEERKELGSGDHLQTYVESHTAGFKAMESSTTCRDDEKVLPSWRQLAQQRREQREQREQVTLGSSIQPLGAEVEPQNATKQQGARYGQQFSEDANIMFYFTSKDAIRYDSIVDDHNKFLVCFIHPERT
- the LOC143247462 gene encoding uncharacterized protein LOC143247462 isoform X2 — protein: MATSRTPRVITPDYSLVEGLDDEPSDKKVTETGTRWKRFHPLRAVRRIFRWKIKRDDAEESHGPNKKSHSTSELQNVEIQDKRYNKPTTPYASTISVSHDSIFSPDQNDEMDSGNLHRAFSSSLPLHSSGLKDFSEELFNRVRQRRDSDDEDIGLPHSPCTSPTTADILAQGLKDKSSKSQSTCSAGSLISMGSSENDEEFSGQASSYRVNRALLRHGELDVNTDVTQPVPLSHKAAHHRISVKPKRTHGLPRNRQRQQLAESRIGSLPSTPEVSEELGRPVSPKNNISDETERELVDCRKKSASENVMPLHTPELKEISLIDTREIKIHSQAQEFHSMLTMQNVSTLQSPEEIPFFIDAGNNTSSTEGSNISSVNLSKHLFLESELKNQPVSSSVYSVTPLQHEESVEDELYSNRTQTSEENWRVIPQTDVNIESDTIVGLENDDYSIKSHSLIFKEQQHDTVLHKISLSHLEKNKEETQLLSKQQQYLGMSQVNVNEKMEETLLSSFGYEDKKATKLPSRTKPLISHNREERKNYSLSSQEENKENFDFKYYSTSLLQKDGQHGKSNKVPSHKGKKKDEQICGMKYFDESCPFTLEDVKDENITVGTVEKKDVDLSFPSPPQDENTEKTFYSCDQVPLLEGKDEHLLNYSSSMLEEEAEINNLSDTSQNTCEPNVSHTIQLSTSNERPTEELEDSKHQKYLQKAECLSIATAESRSKSAAAELKLQHAVEEFNKKQGHKNGKMVKEELQMTQLEEVSVKESITSLLAWQNNQGNNPDMKQQSNADLDEKKEKNVASIQEQVQNIAVFDFQKQQQMRHSLKEKKSGENNYLSETYSDYLGIERIEIKNKQLDIANFEPKKDNLKPALSSINSKQKELQSDCIKSEQKTILRGAKKEIQKYSEGECITPPTSCPASPVKISCVTDNLNDKEKVRVHMYTDKENEHKSKNYLYENQVMKVSDSTSFSTDGVQLHHSQCEDKLKRESINLKSFEDVMKQRRSLTDSSLNNELSENYRPSEGVKKLYQRAASEIAPDTEKHISQKRLSVEIIPFNQRCQNLPSSSNVKAEIYLEKSPVESSHPIDCGTSILDLSASDKNISVEDPVSSVHNQFSSVSQETERERNGAVKENTTIFSQKVSNNSLGKETENNSDGVKHNIAKFQKVSIAYDCDKERTVRNEEIHGEERNNEHKEQPVYPVKIRVQRNDLSKENSKKDASKVDEVYRRKSLKEKEIISVSQPLFEVRFQPRGHIDVPKEVVMLDSNVSDEGLSRKQNNDKVLPKDSLKRNNLRQLSEQKLSVESNVSEDPKSSAVKNNDKPELFQVFARRSLKQRGKDKEPSSHFVELSNDHSTVICISESPSSGISEETSENTRVKHVHLPGNKQDGSQNQNIIGSVSMADIQVKHIDKNEKNYKVRADTQKHFSGSLTQNISNNTQFEGKEKSYSWYGIQKPNPFGITADTKKIKEEMKGSKPETKAISFETQTQQLELISSKPVSKFVDRKQTVPRSIGIADCEAKQVEITGNNSVLRGITQRQKFISPTSEKVQLFPVTGEERKELGSGDHLQTYVESHTAGFKAMESSTTCRDDEKVLPSWRQLAQQRREQREQREQVTLGSSIQPLGAENPKMPRNSKVLDMVNNFQKMQT